One Homo sapiens chromosome 3, GRCh38.p14 Primary Assembly genomic window carries:
- the LOC124905352 gene encoding uncharacterized protein LOC124905352 isoform X1: MGRSFVAVSAVPHPPAQPGLLLLTQVPHPPAQPGLLLLTQVPHPPAQPGLLLLTQVPHPPAQPGLLLLTQVPHPPAQPGLLLLTQVPHPPAQPGLLLPTQVPHPPAQPGLLLLTQVPHPPAQPGLLLLTQVPHPPAQPGLLLLTQVPHPPAQPGLLLLTQVPHPPAQPGLLLLTQVPHPPAQPGLLLLTQVPHPPAQPGLLFLTQVPHPPAQPGLRPSPYADATSSCPARPPSPYQVPHPPPSLASALLLTRCHILLLSLASALLLTRCHILLLSLASAVLLTRCHILLPSLASALLLTRCHILLPSLASALLLTRCHILLPSLASALLLTRCHILLLSLASALLLTRCHILLPGPASFSLRRCHILLPGLLLLTRCHILLPSPASFSLPGATSSCPARPPSPYAGATSSCPARPPSPYTDATSSCPARPPSPYQVPHPSARPGLLLLTGCHILLPGLLLLTRCHILLPGPASFSLCRCHILLPGLLLLTRYHILLPSPASFSLPGATSSCPARPPSPYAGATSSCPAWPPSPYTDATSSCPARPPSPYKVPHPPAQPGLLLLTRCHILLPGPASFFLPGATSSCPARPRSPYTGATSSCPARPPSPYQHLLLGGPDPRHSRKRGCPRTDVAAGPPSWDSDPALRRRKPRPGSQQEHEVGDPASRSPDLPPVSFCGASLCKA; the protein is encoded by the exons ATGGGCAGGAGCTTTGTGGCTGTGTCAGCTGTGCCACATCCTCCTGCCCAGCCCGGCCTCCTTCTTCTTACACAGGTGCCACATCCTCCTGCCCAGCCCGGCCTCCTTCTCCTTACGCAGGTGCCACATCCTCCTGCCCAGCCCGGCCTCCTTCTCCTTACGCAGGTGCCACATCCTCCTGCCCAGCCCGGCCTCCTTCTCCTTACGCAGGTGCCACATCCTCCTGCCCAGCCCGGCCTCCTTCTCCTTACGCAGGTGCCACATCCTCCTGCCCAGCCCGGCCTCCTTCTCCCTACGCAGGTGCCACATCCTCCTGCCCAGCCCGGCCTCCTTCTCCTTACGCAGGTGCCACATCCTCCTGCCCAGCCCGGCCTCCTTCTCCTTACGCAGGTGCCACATCCTCCTGCCCAGCCCGGCCTCCTTCTCCTTACGCAGGTGCCACATCCTCCTGCCCAGCCCGGCCTCCTTCTCCTTACGCAGGTGCCACATCCTCCTGCCCAGCCCGGCCTCCTTCTCCTTACGCAGGTGCCACATCCTCCTGCCCAGCCCGGCCTCCTTCTCCTTACACAGGTGCCACATCCTCCTGCCCAGCCCGGCCTCCTTTTCCTTACACAGGTGCCACATCCTCCTGCTCAGCCCGGCCTCCGCCCTTCTCCTTACGCAGATGCCACATCCTCCTGCCCGGCCCGGCCTCCTTCTCCTTACCAGGTGCCACATCCTCCGCCCAGCCTGGCCTCCGCCCTTCTCCTTACCAGGTGCCACatcctcctgctcagcctggCCTCCGCCCTTCTCCTTACAAGGTGCCACatcctcctgctcagcctggCCTCCGCCGTTCTCCTTACCAGGTGCCACATCctcctgcccagcctggcctccgcCCTTCTCCTTACGAGGTGCCACATCctcctgcccagcctggcctccgcCCTTCTCCTTACGAGGTGCCACATCctcctgcccagcctggcctccgcCCTTCTCCTTACCAGGTGCCACatcctcctgctcagcctggCCTCCGCCCTTCTCCTTACCAGGTGCCACATCCTCCTGCCCGGCCCGGCCTCCTTCTCCTTACGCAGGTGCCACATCCTCCTGCCCGGCCTCCTTCTCCTTACCAGGTGCCACATCCTCCTGCCCAGCCCGGCCTCCTTCTCCTTACCAGGTGCCACATCCTCCTGCCCAGCCCGGCCTCCTTCTCCTTACGCAGGTGCCACATCCTCCTGCCCGGCCCGGCCTCCTTCTCCTTACACAGATGCCACATCCTCCTGCCCGGCCCGGCCTCCTTCTCCTTACCAGGTGCCACATCCTTCTGCCCGGCCCGGCCTCCTTCTCCTTACCGGGTGCCACATCCTCCTGCCCGGCCTCCTTCTCCTTACCAGGTGCCACATCCTCCTGCCCGGCCCGGCCTCCTTCTCCTTATGCAGGTGCCACATCCTCCTGCCCGGCCTCCTTCTCCTTACCAGGTACCACATCCTCCTGCCCAGCCCGGCCTCCTTCTCCTTACCAGGTGCCACATCCTCCTGCCCAGCCCGGCCTCCTTCTCCTTACGCAGGTGCCACATCCTCCTGCCCGGCCTGGCCTCCTTCTCCTTACACAGATGCCACTTCCTCCTGCCCGGCCCGGCCTCCTTCTCCTTACAAGGTGCCACATCCTCCTGCCCAGCCCGGCCTCCTTCTCCTTACCAGGTGCCACATCCTCCTGCCCGGCCCAGCCTCCTTCTTCTTACCAGGTGCCACATCCTCCTGCCCGGCCCGGCCTCGTTCTCCTTACACAGGTGCCACATCCTCCTGCCCGGCCCGGCCTCCTTCTCCTTACCAG catttgcttctgggaGGACCCGACCCGAGACACTCACGTAAAAGAGGATGCCCACGTACAGATGTGGCAGCAGGCCCTCCGAGCTGGGATTCAGACCCAG CCTTAAGGAGAAGAAAACCGAGGCCAGGAAGTCAGCAAGAACATGAAGTCGGTGACCCAGCATCCAGGTCCCCGGATTTGCCACCTGTGTCCTTTTGTGGGGCTTCCCTTTGTAAAGCTTGA